The genomic interval aatatatatatgatgtgatgGGTTCTGGGGTAagagcttgctgggcttgtctgTTCacaaagagcttataatctaatttgTAGTGCTGGAGAACAATCAATATAGCCAGTCATGAGAAGTTAGTACTGAGATGTGAACCAAGTACTCCCACTTCAAAGATTGTTCTTTGGTCACTATGCCACACGTAGGGGGTACTAACATTTGATGCCTAAAATGGCACCCCCCTCATTCTCCagaccagtggtgctcaactccagtcctcaagacccccaataGGTTAGGTTTTaaagaaatccctgcttcagcacaggtggctcagtcttcaatggagccactgattgagcaacctgtacgGAAgttgggatagccttaaaacctaatctattggggggtcttgaagactgtagttgagcccccctgctccagACCTCTGCCCTGCAGCTGCTGATAACCAATGTGTTCAGTTGCTACATTGTAGGCAATTGATGACGTTTCTCCTTGTTGCCCTCAGGAAGATGAGGTCCGGGGCTTCGTCAGGCAGGAAATGAGCCAACACTGTGGTGAGTCAAAGGAACAAATCTCCCAGTAGATCCCGTGGCATGCACTGATTTGTGTTTGTGACACGTCATTGTCATTACTATCATGCCATTACAGCAGCAGTGCCACCAGTTTGGACATGAGTGAGTAAATAACACTATTGGTGACCCTCGGAACTATGGCCTGAGAGAGTCACTAAATACTGTGGGACATGTCACCTGGGGCTGCCTTGTTCCACATGTTTCTGAGTATTTCTGAGTGACATTAATTGTCagtgtaatttattattattatcatttatttgtgatgcaccaacatatttcccagCGCGGtataatgggggtacagagtgtatatgtatagtacAAAAATAAACAGTTATATACAGGTGAGGACAAGCACGCACAAACAGGTACAAAGAGGTCATGAGGGCCCTGTAcgtgagagcttacagtctagagggaatgaaggacaatgttgaaacaagaaggtaaggtggctgctgattgtaggataaggtgtgcTCAGGTTAGAAAaggggcgcgcaaactgggggcgcaacaTTTTCTAGGGGAGCATGGTGTTTACAGAGgacctgtgctcttccccaaagcatttaaattaaatgccagtgcAGTGCGcaaggcctctctctctctctgtaagttcccttacttTGTCTCTGGCGATGCAGTGCCAAATTACGCCACGAGGGTCACGTGATGCcgtattgccatggcaatggcaacgcggcatcacatgATGTCAGAACACCGGCgacaaggtaagggggaggggcgcaagcaggggtggagagcaggcagaggggtgcAGACACAAAAGTATACGAACACCTAGGTTAGAATATAGCCCAGTTTGACAGCTGAATCCATTAAGGttttggggaggggaaggggtgtgggggggggagattagtCCAGCAACGCAGCTGGTCCTAATGGTgttggagggagaggggagttgGACGTTAGAGGTAGGGCGAgcaggcttccttgaaaaggtgagaaCTTAGGGAGTTTTAAAACATatgagagctgggggggggagagtctgatggtgcggggTAAGGAATTTCAGAGAgaaggggcagcacgggagaagtcttgtaggcgggagtgagagaaggtaataaggtgggaggaaaggcgGATGTTGTGGGGAGAATGTAGGGGACATACAGATGCAACTGACGGTTTTAGGCCACTTACCAAGtaaaatctgtgaccatctcgcagTAACTCCTGAGATGGGCCACCGaaaggctgtaatggcccatcggattaacacagcggggttccctgcgtttgaatgggactcaccgcctggtaggattcacacagcgtgagtcccattcaaatgcagggaccgtTCTGtgataatccgatgggccattactctGGCTGCAGGAATCTCACAGCATTGGATGGGTTCTAGTGCATGAATTCTCAAGGCAAGCGGCCTACAACCAGCAGTTTCATCTgtaggtactgtatgtatttgtggatgagggcagagatgtaaggggCAGTCATTGAGACCTTTGTAAGGCCCGCGGTCATCCGCGCTCAcactcggcagtgagcccctgcagccgcaatgagagcggctttagcaggggctcgcgcacgcttctgcaGGCGTGTGGAAGCGTAGCCGACATTTCAATGTTAGTTTCTgcactcaagggagcgcagggccggtcacgtgagcggttcgcccaatgagggcgagccagctctgtgacatcactgacccgccccccccccgacacgcccccggatggcgcgcgaactaaggccagggaaagcactcgctttccctcagcctcagcgcgcctctgcacggctgcagtctctatggactcagcctaagtcaTTACTAAGGTTTTACATTTCATTTTAGAGGCattgggaagccagtgtagggatgtgtgtagtggagcagtagacgtgttgcggtgagtgaggtagatgagtctagcagcagcattttggacgGATTAGTGTTGGGAATGGCATTAAAATAATGTTGTCAGACGCCCAAAAAGTACTATtaatcagaaccaacgctaagaTATTAACCGCATGTAGTGCTGCCGAGCTGCTCACTTACCTACTGGAGTCACTGCTACCCNNNNNNNNNNNNNNNNNNNNNNNNNNNNNNNNNNNNNNNNNNNNNNNNNNNNNNNNNNNNNNNNNNNNNNNNNNNNNNNNNNNNNNNNNNNNNNNNNNNNNNNNNNNNNNNNNNNNNNNNNNNNNNNNNNNNNNNNNNNNNNNNNNNNNNNNNNNNNNNNNNNNNNNNNNNNNNNNNNNNNNNNNNNNNNNNNNNNNNNNCGTGAAGCGGAATGTTTAAAATGTATGCTAGGCACACacgttccctggctgcagagatagcAGTGctgctacggaggtaagtatccctggaagcaggggtccccagagctgaaattaatggggttcagctccggtgaccccctgcttcaatcctatgacaAAAAGAACAAGCAATGCAACCTGTACTACCGCTTTAGGTAAGATGCTTTGTAATGCGGTCATCCAGCACTGATTAGAACCATTTATAATAAGGATTAGAATCAAATTCTCCTTTGTTTTTGCTTCAATAGGGAGTCAAAGGTGAACACGGAGAGAAAGGCTCCACTGGCTTTGTGGGGGCTCGAGGTCCTGGTGGGCAAAAGGTAACCATTGTGAAGTACTGTACAAAGTAGCAGACGTATGCTACAAGGTCTTACCCAGGCCACTCACTGGGCAGACACACAACACCATGTCAAGTTAAATCCACCGCCCATGTCTTCCCCTACAGAATGCACCAGATCAATAAAGATAATATAGATCCTCACCAAGGACCTGTGGTTGAGCTAATTTGGACTCTCCACATCCCTCATCCCCTTGCTTCTCTGTAGTTTGGCTCAGGTTACATATCTCAGTACAAGAGTCCAATATGTAGAAAAACATATACTTGCACTCAACATAATATACAAATGGTACTTGCAGGTGCTGGAGCTCAGGGAGAAAGTCCAAGGTATGATATAGAAAAGAAGAGTAGCAGCCAAGGTTATAATAAAGTGGTTAGCAATTTATTTCATATATAGTTATGGAAATAATATTGTCATAAAATACCCTTCTAAACAAATAGAGTAAATACTAAATAACCACTGGTTGTCTGTGTTTTTATAGGGAGAAGTTGGTGAGCCTGGTGAACCAGGGGAGTCTGTAAGTGATGTGGTTTCACCATCATTATGTTGTGCTTAGTCTGGTGAGCTGGTGAACGAGAACCTCACCATTGGCTTCTGTTCTTAGGGAACCCCAGGGAAGGACGGTATTCCTGGGACACGGGGCGAGAATGGAGGTCCTGGTCCCATGGCAATGAGAGGGCCCAAGGTGAGAATCAATGTTGTGCTTGGAACCCAAGCTAAATGTGATATCTCAACAGAAAACAGTTAATGTAATACCATTCTCTTGTAGATTAGGGGCCAATCCCATATAGCTCGCAATATAACTGTAAATTACGTTATTTGTTGTTCTAGGTGTAATCACCATTTGTGATGAACATTTTAAGGTTCCAATCATTACAACTATGGCTGTCAGGATAATGAATTGCCTTTAAAGTGTCACCAACATTTAGTTCAgaaagcggagagagagagagagagagagagagagagagagagacagagagagagagagagacagagacactccAGGGGTctttcaaaaatagaaaaagtatTATAATACAATCAACATTTTGGTCCGCTGGCGAACCTTTGTCGAGAAGGTTCACCAACAGTCCAAAACGTTGATCGTATTATAATACATGTTCTTTTTTTGAAAGGCCACTGGagttcctctctctgtctttccgtTCTGTACCATTGGTGGTTCTGTGATTTAGTGGGACTACTTTTGCAGAGCACCCATTGCATCTACATCTGGTAGTGTGTGCACCTTTACTTGGACTGCTTGACCAACATGTAGCTGGCAGTATATTTAATGATACATCATCTTATCTACttcaagtacagtatatattaatttCCTCCAGGGACTATTTCCTGTGACACATTTACATTGTAGAAAATGCCCAGGCTTTGGCGACTCGGTGACTTGTAATAAGTTGCTGCTGTGACGTGTGTTTCAGGGAGACCGTGGTCTGAAAGGACTTTGTGGGCAGGATGGTGAAAAGGGAGACAAGGTAAGAAATAAGTGTGAGGTAAATACATCTCAGAGTAAAAGCAAATGCAGAGGTCAGGTAAAGCCCATTGGAATCTTAGGCCCTGGGAAAATGGATAATCAGTTGTACATCACATAGGAAGCACTTTATCAAAGACGCATTCGATGAGAGAGAATGATTATATTCAACCACAAGGTACTCGGGTAGATGCACATGTTAAAAATAAgacaggggagctcaactccagtcctcaagcccccccccccccccaaatggtcaggtgttcaggatatccctacttcagcacaggtggctcaatcagtccctgcttcagcacagttggctcaatcagtccctgctgcagcacaggcggctcaatcagaggctcagtctttgactgagcctctgattgtgccATCTGCACtgacgctgggatatcctgaaaacctgacattgggggggtgggtggggggggtgagcgggcttgaggactggcattgagcCCTCCTGAGATAAGCAACCCTACCAATTGTGTTGTGTTtgtcttttatttatattgttatttCTGCTGTCTGTACAAAAATAAAGAGTGGGAAGATTTAAAGGCTGGAGAAGAGTAGACCTGTCAgattgtgaattttttttaaatggcttaaGTTCTTTGTAGATGATTATTTCCTGTCTGTATATATTAGGGTGACTCGGGCATTCCAGGGCGTGGTGGACTTGTAGGGAGGAAGGGGGATTCGGTAAGTGAACCCAAATTCTGCATGATGCTATTGTGTGTAACTTTGTTGTGTTAATACCTGATTGTTTTGTTTGTAGGGAGAAGCTGGAATCCCGGGACTCCCTGGCTTACCTGGAAAGGAAGGACTTGTCGGACCTAAGGTAAAAAGTTGACGAGCGATGAGACAGTAATAGTGAAAACACCAGTGTTAGAACACAGGGTCATGCACTGAAGCTGGAGGTGGTAAATTAATTGAAAAGGTGTGGCTGTGCTTCAGTGGAAGAGTATTGAATGCATAGAAGAGCCTcccagctagggttgccaggtgtccagtattgaaccggactgtcctgtatttgggcactctgtccagtaaaaaattagcattaatactggacatgtgtgtgtccggtattacctctctggacatagtgacctgactggcttcaGGGGCCCCATGATTTCACTGAGcatggagagagcagggctgctgctagggggctgggccctttcctccatcctgattggcggctgttgggtaatgcagccagtcaggagcctgggggaggggccaaggagaggagtaaACTGCATTGAgcggagagaggggtgtgtgtctcgagtgcgtcgcaccattcaccattgtgtccagcatttttggagaagccgcctggccacCTTACTCCCAGCAGAGGTGATAAGGTCAAATACAAGAAATTCTAATTACTtggaatagaaaagaaaaatatgGAGCTGACATTGATCTAATGATATACAGTCAGTAAGGAAGGCGGACACTCTACTGTACATGGGCCAAATAATTGACATTAGTTCCTGTGTTTCACGTCAGTGTGATGTGTTTTATGCCATACGAGTGACTTGCAAACAGTCAGCTCTAAACATCTGCCATCTGCTTTTGGTCTCCTCGCTGTAGGGTGACAGAGGTTTGGAAGGTCAACAGGGAACTAAAGGCGACCAAGGCGAAAAGGGGGATAGAGTAAGTATTTCCATGCACGGCCGTGCGAGCTCACACAcggtgacagaggggacactgtAATAATGCAGAGTGACAGCATCACACGGGGTAAATAGTTTGTATTGACGTATTTTTAATTTCTCCAAATCTACTCCCGTACCTATGTAAAAATAGAACAATGCTACGTCAgggtacttagattgtaagcttttgggGCAGGGTACCCCCTGGGCTTACGTTATCATTTACTTCCCTGCTCTTATTCCCATTGATTTGTCATTAATTTTCCCCTGTATTGTCATTttgtacagcactgcgtacactgtTAGCGCAATGTAACTGAAAATAAGACACAACTGGGCTTACTTTTGGACCCATTTTGCAGCACTGTAATAGCCATGCCATGAAGTTCtaatgaccacacacacacacacacacacacacacacgagaacaATGTGTTCTGCAGATTGTGATACATTTTATGGGTCAAGCATGAAAGTGATTTATCAATAGGACACGAGCCCCACATGTTGAGTCTTCTGATATTTTAACATAATCTGGCCTTAAACACTCTCacgttgctacatctgtaagaaCTTTCATGGTGGCGGCTCAAAAAAAGGCAGTTCGTTCGAAAGAGTCAAAGCTTCACACTGCTCTTTTCCAAGGGTGTTGTTGGAACAGTTGGTCCGTCCGGCCCCAGAGGACTTGATGGATCCTCAGGTGTTCCGGGTCCTCCAGGTCCACTTGGCCCTAAGGGCCCCGAAGGTCTTCAGGGACAGAAGGTAGGAACACTGAACTCGCCTGATATAACAATTCAAAGTCCTGGGTGGATTCTGGTGCTCAAGAGGAATAAGGGACATGGAAAAGATCACTCAAATAACACGTGAAATATATAATGTAGATTTCAGAGCTCCCTTAGGACTTCAATAATAGCAAATATATGCTAAGGCTTGGAAAGATTGTAGAAGATATCTTTTAATTACCCTATATGGTGACCAGGAACAAATGGCGTCATAAATCTCTTCAAATCGTGCATATATATCAGTGCAGTCTTATATCTAGGATAGTCCACAAGTGGAATTTTCCCCAAGACATGACACTCACATGCTTATGAGCCTTATCGACCATTCCGGGTGTCGTTGTGAGCTCCTTTGTGTGCAAATCTTCTTGATTCTGGAACACGGAGAAAAACATGTCAGTGCCGTGCACTGCCAGCCAAAAACAAAAAGACTCGAGAGGTGAACTCCACTAAAAAGGAATTTATTTTGACATGGATAAAAACTGAGGTAAAGAAGATCACCTGTGCGTTTCGCGCTCAAGAGCGAAATGCGTAGGGGGTCTTCTTTACCTCCGTTTTATCCATGAcaaaataaattcatttttagtGGAGTTCGCCTTTCGATTCTTATGTTTTTGGCTGGTAGTGCCCGGCACTGGCATGTTTTTCACCTGATAGAACACCTGAGATGTAGAATATGCTGCAATAACCAGTGCCAGCCATATGAATATTATATAGAAATTTACCAGAAAATACCGATTGATGTGCTCTGGCAGTATTACGAGTGTGATAAAGCTATACAGACTGTGAGAAGCACAAAGAGGCATTTGAGCAAACAAACTGTCAAGGAATAACCTGAGATAGGTTACAAAGTTAAACCCATGTTGCAGAATGCATGAAAATTTTCCTTTTCATTTGAATTCCTGTTTCCTCCACTACTAACCATGGAGACTGTAAGAAAGCCTATTGGCCTCCCCCTCCTAAAAATAGAGTATGTATGAAAAAGTTATATGACATCTTCTGAGTAAAGCTCTCTGAAAGTTAGCTATTCGGAGTAGAAGGTTTAATGCCTTATATGTAAGAAGCTATTCATACAATATGTCAGATAGACAAAAGATCTTAAGTCCATGCAAAGAAATGCACTTAGAATAAGATAGGCCTACATCATGTAATATTTAGTGTATAAGAGACCAGTCAAGAGCAAGGTAAGTGAGAGAGGAGTCATCAACGAAGGAGTCACCAGTCACCATCTAGGAGAACGCATGTCATCTTGACGTGAATACCATATGTCTGTAAGTAAATTGGAAGAATAAAGCTTCTTTATCTGCCAAAACGTGAGTGCTCAAATGTATTTATCTCAGAAGAAAAGAGATTTAacagagactgtgatggcagatgcacTAGATATCTTCAAGAAAAAGATAGACCTTTTTTTTTACTACATTTAACATAAATGGAACTTTATggatatatgtattttttcaacctcatctgctctGTAACTAGAAGTAAAATATACAGCTTCATCTTAGTCGGAATGTTCTAGTCTTGTAGTTGGAAGACTGCGTTACGGTGAATTAGAGCAACATAGTGACATTTCGGTCAAACTTCTGTGATGGAGCTGCGATTTCCAACCCTTAGAGTCGGATATTCTCACACATAATAGCAGCTGGGAGTTATTACAAGTCCGGATAGAACTTGTTCTTATTGATACTCCTCAAAAAGACCACTTTACGTGCATTGTACTGTACTTGTTCTCTTCTCTTGTCAGGGTGATAGGGGCCCACCGGGAGAGTCCGTTATGGGACCCCGTGGAATCCCGGGAATATCAGGGGAGCGAGGAGACCAGGTGTGGAAGCATTTGATTTGTTCCTGTGCATTGACTCGCATGGCTATGCAATGATCTGTCTATCTGTCGTACAAAGTACTGAGCTTTTCCTCGTGACCTTAAACTTGGAGATTTTCACAAGTTCTTCTGCTTTTTATGAAAGTTGCCGGTTTTTCCAAACACTCGCACGTCAGAAAATAATCCactgggacaaatttcctgtccTGTGACACCTATTCTAACCACTGTTTTAGGGCAACATCGGACCGGACGGTACCAGGGGAGAAAAGGGAACTCCAGGAATGACGGTGAGCTGAGGTTTTTAGTTTATATATTCAGGCTATACTGGAATAAGACTGTAT from Ascaphus truei isolate aAscTru1 chromosome 17, aAscTru1.hap1, whole genome shotgun sequence carries:
- the LOC142467793 gene encoding uncharacterized protein LOC142467793, which encodes MPYCHGNGNAASHDVRTPATRDSSAATEGVKGEHGEKGSTGFVGARGPGGQKGEVGEPGEPGESGTPGKDGIPGTRGENGGPGPMAMRGPKGDRGLKGLCGQDGEKGDKGDSGIPGRGGLVGRKGDSGEAGIPGLPGLPGKEGLVGPKGDRGLEGQQGTKGDQGEKGDRGVVGTVGPSGPRGLDGSSGVPGPPGPLGPKGPEGLQGQKGDRGPPGESVMGPRGIPGISGERGDQGNIGPDGTRGEKGTPGMTEDEVRGFVRQEMSQHCACGGQLTSVVNPVGFLSNYPSPPSHPSVNSRLVPALKFSHIDEDEGRELRVVVNTNDPDYEHVYTVEDYTDATEDEDGTESTLLADDTTITAPVANERRKRDTSQEDPCRFPMHEGDCSKYTLRWYYNRVVGACRPFVYSGCGGNLNRFDDQDECELQCVPRKSADKPQDVGS